A genomic region of Miscanthus floridulus cultivar M001 chromosome 3, ASM1932011v1, whole genome shotgun sequence contains the following coding sequences:
- the LOC136546751 gene encoding protein argonaute 1D-like codes for MTTTSKEMQALINNLCYTYASGTQSVSIVPPAYYAQKLTQRARVYLAQVSDTASSSSSGSAAAPAPAPAPAPGGGPKQLPEIKDELKRSMFYC; via the exons ATGACAACAACTTCAAAGGAGATGCAGGCTCTCATAAATAACCTGTGCTACAC TTATGCAAGCGGCACTCAGTCGGTGTCAATTG TTCCTCCCGCATACTACGCCCAGAAGCTCACACAGCGTGCCCGCGTCTACCTCGCCCAAGTCTCTGACACGGCATCATCGTCAAGCTCCGGCAGTgcagctgctcctgctcctgctcctgctcctgctcctggtgGTGGTCCGAAGCAACTTCCAGAGATAAAGGATGAGCTGAAGAGGTCCATGTTCTACTGCTAG